A region from the Nostoc sp. HK-01 genome encodes:
- a CDS encoding oxidoreductase molybdopterin binding protein produces the protein MEEFTAPRHLLTRRRLLQLSGMSSMGLLLSSCGTNLLSEQVGSLTEPLNLKVGELLLKAQTPVPEFPINAIEPNALLINSFNGTPQIDPATFRLIIDGEVNQPMQLSMADIQKLPLTSMVIRHVCVEGWAAIVQWGGVRLSDLLNLVQPKSQVRYAYFQSADDYYESWDIASVLHPQTLMAYQKNGQPLSAENGAPLRLAAPIKLGYKQSKWVTRITLTSTLSSKKGYWIDEGYEWFGGI, from the coding sequence ATGGAAGAATTCACAGCACCGCGCCATCTATTGACACGCCGTCGGTTGTTGCAACTATCGGGAATGTCCAGTATGGGTCTACTCCTGAGCAGTTGTGGTACCAACCTACTGTCAGAGCAAGTCGGTAGCCTCACTGAGCCGCTGAACTTAAAAGTCGGCGAATTATTACTCAAAGCCCAGACACCAGTGCCAGAATTTCCCATCAATGCCATTGAACCAAATGCACTGTTAATCAATAGCTTTAATGGTACTCCTCAAATTGATCCTGCGACATTTCGCCTGATCATAGATGGAGAAGTAAATCAGCCAATGCAATTAAGCATGGCAGACATCCAAAAATTGCCCCTTACCTCAATGGTAATCCGTCATGTGTGCGTCGAAGGTTGGGCGGCGATCGTTCAATGGGGAGGCGTGCGCTTAAGTGATTTGCTGAATTTGGTACAACCAAAATCTCAAGTTCGATACGCTTACTTTCAGTCTGCCGATGACTACTATGAAAGCTGGGATATTGCCTCGGTATTACACCCTCAAACCCTTATGGCTTATCAAAAAAATGGTCAGCCATTATCAGCAGAGAATGGTGCGCCATTGCGTCTTGCTGCTCCCATCAAGCTTGGTTATAAACAATCTAAATGGGTAACTCGCATTACATTAACTAGCACCCTCAGCAGTAAAAAAGGCTATTGGATTGACGAAGGTTATGAGTGGTTTGGTGGAATATAG